The [Eubacterium] eligens ATCC 27750 genome segment TATATACCCGGTTTAATGTAAATGACATAATAGCAAGCACATTTGCCTCAATTGTCTGCCTCGGCCATGTTGAATATATCTCAGAACTTGCTACATTCTTAATATAATCCTTATAAGTAACATAATAATTATCTGCCTCAGTATCTTTAGGCGGTCCGTCATGTACAACTACAATTTCAGGAACAACAACTCTGTCAAGCACAATTTCACCCGACTGTCCCATAGGCTTAATCTCTTCTTCATCAATCTTAGGTGGGTAATCTCCATATAATGTGTTAACAGGTATGACTATATTATTCTGTGAATTATCCCTTGCAGACATCTTTACATTCTGAATGCTTAGCTCCCCCGAAAACATATCACTGCCTGATATATTTACATTATCAAATCCTGGCGCACTTACAGCTATGTCATACTCTGAAAATGGCTGCCTGTTCCCCGGTTCCATGCTATATTCAATTGGAGGCGTTCTTAAGTCGTTAAATATACTTATCCCGTCTCCGTCTGTACCACTTTCTCCTATTATATTATCAGGATTTCCTGTATACGACAGTCTTACAGCCGCTCCTTTAATTGGCACATTTTCTTCATTGACAACACTTACCTTCAATCGGCCTTTATCAATATTATTTTCTGGCACTTCAAATGTATGTACATATCCAACGTTCATAATCTGTCCTCTTTCTCATCTTAAGATAAATATATGTGACAGGTACGCTTATTATGTCTTTTGCATACAATAATATGATTAATGTTATCGGAGATATTATGGCTCAATATAAGATAGCTGTAGATGCCGGACACGGCGGTAGCGACTATGGTGCAACATATAATGGCAGAGCTGAGAAAGATGACAACTTAAAGCTTGCTCTTGCCGTAGGTGATATATTAGAAAAAAATGGTATTGACGTTGTGTACACCCGTACTACTGATGAATATGAGACACCTTTTAAAAAAGCGACTGATGCCAATGATGCTAAGGCTGATTATTTTGTTTCAATCCACAGAAATTCATCCCCTACGCCTAACCAGTACACAGGCGTGGAAACTCTTGTTTACAATAATTCCGGTATTAAATCACAGATGGCTGCCAATATCAATTCTGAGCTGGAAAAGGCTGGCTTTAAAAATCTTGGAATTACCGAACGTCCTAACCTTGTTGTACTTAAACGGACAAAAATGCCTGCCGTACTTGTAGAAGCCAGCTTTATTAACAACGATAAAGATAATGAAACATTTGATAAGAACTTTAACCAGATTGCAAATGGAATCGCAGATGGTATTCTTAAGACCCTTGGAATTAAACCAAAGACAAATAATACTACTGCACAGGCTGCTTCAGGTGAAGTCCCATCAGTGAAATCAGATTCTGCCAAATCCGCTGAAATCATGCCTGCAGCATGCGAAAAAAAGCCTGCACCTCCTGCTAAACCAGCATGTAACTGTGATGATGACCTCTCTCCTGAGCCACTTTATCGTGTTCAGGTTGGTGCCTACCGCAATAAAAATAATGCAGACCGCATGCTTAATTCCCTGCTTATTGAAGGATTCCCAGCTTTTATCATATATGAGAATGACTATTATAAAGTTCAGGTTGGTGCTTTCAGACAGCTTTCAAACGCCATTAAAATGGAGCAGAAGCTGCGTAAATTCCGATACAACACCTACATTGTATACTCATAATTATAAAATCGGCACCAGACTGAATATTTTCAATCTGGTGCCTGATTTTAACTATAGCAATTAGTTTTCTTCTGAATTTGGAACTAAATTCTTCACTTCTGCTTCTTCACTTGCAGCAGCGCTCATTCCTTCCGGAAATCCAGTAAAATTCACGTTCTTAGTAGTCTTTGCATCATATGTATTAGCTTTCATGACTTCTGTAAGGTCAAAGCCTGTAGTCTCTTTGATACTCTCTATAGTCTTTGCAAGTACTGATGGCACATTACCGCTGAATGTTCCCACACCATTCTCCCCAGAACCACCGTCAATAATTGTAACCTTATCAATGCTTTCAAGTGGTTTAGCTATTGCCTCAGCCATCTCTGGAAGAACTTTAATAATCATCTCTGTCATTGCTGCTTTACCATATTTCGCCATAGCTTCTGCTTTCTTCTCCATAGCTTCCGCCTCAGCAAGACCTTTGGCCTTAATACTTTCAGCATCAGCCATACCTTTTG includes the following:
- a CDS encoding peptidoglycan-binding protein; the encoded protein is MNVGYVHTFEVPENNIDKGRLKVSVVNEENVPIKGAAVRLSYTGNPDNIIGESGTDGDGISIFNDLRTPPIEYSMEPGNRQPFSEYDIAVSAPGFDNVNISGSDMFSGELSIQNVKMSARDNSQNNIVIPVNTLYGDYPPKIDEEEIKPMGQSGEIVLDRVVVPEIVVVHDGPPKDTEADNYYVTYKDYIKNVASSEIYSTWPRQTIEANVLAIMSFTLNRVYTEWYRNKFYDFTITSSTAYDQKWVNGRNVFESISQVVDDIFDNYISRPNVKQPILTQYCDGKRVTCPNRLSQWGSKYLGDQNYSSIDILRYYYGQDVYINAAEQISGIPYSWPGTNLDIGSSGQKVRQLQEQLNLIGEYYNSIPVLSTDGIYGEQTAAAVKEFQRIFNLPQSGITDFPTWFTVSEKYVALAGLAEL
- a CDS encoding N-acetylmuramoyl-L-alanine amidase, producing the protein MAQYKIAVDAGHGGSDYGATYNGRAEKDDNLKLALAVGDILEKNGIDVVYTRTTDEYETPFKKATDANDAKADYFVSIHRNSSPTPNQYTGVETLVYNNSGIKSQMAANINSELEKAGFKNLGITERPNLVVLKRTKMPAVLVEASFINNDKDNETFDKNFNQIANGIADGILKTLGIKPKTNNTTAQAASGEVPSVKSDSAKSAEIMPAACEKKPAPPAKPACNCDDDLSPEPLYRVQVGAYRNKNNADRMLNSLLIEGFPAFIIYENDYYKVQVGAFRQLSNAIKMEQKLRKFRYNTYIVYS